The Dasypus novemcinctus isolate mDasNov1 chromosome 12, mDasNov1.1.hap2, whole genome shotgun sequence genome includes a window with the following:
- the LOC101410655 gene encoding cyclic AMP-dependent transcription factor ATF-7 isoform X4 produces MGDDRPFVCNAPGCGQRFTNEDHLAVHKHKHEMTLKFGPARTDSVIIADQTPTPTRFLKNCEEVGLFNELASSFEHEFKKATDEEEKKAAAGPLDMSLPSTPDIKIKEEEPVEVDSSPPDSPASSPCSPPLKEKEVAPKPVVISTPTPTIVRPGSLPLHLGYDPLHPTLPSPTSVITQAPPSNRQLGSPTGSLPLVMHLANGQTMPVLPGPPVQMPSVISLARPVSMVPNIPGIPGPPVNSSGSISPSGHPMPSEAKMRLKATLTHQVSSVNGGCGMVVGTASTMVTARPEQSQILIQHPDAPSPAQPQVSPAQPTPSTGGRRRRTVDEDPDERRQRFLERNRAAASRCRQKRKLWVSSLEKKAEELTSQNIQLSNEVTLLRNEVAQLKQLLLAHKDCPVTALQKKTQGYLESPKESSEPTGSPAPVIQHSSATAPSNGLSVRSAAEAVATSVLTQMASQRTELSMPIQSHVIMTPQSQSAGR; encoded by the exons ATCAAACTCCTACTCCAACTAGATTCCTGAAGAACTGTGAGGAAGTGGGGCTCTTCAATGAACTAGCTAGCTCCTTTGAACATGAATTCAAGAAGGCTACagatgaggaagaaaaaaag GCTGCTGCTGGGCCCCTGGACATGTCTCTGCCTTCCACACCAGACATCAAAATCAAAGAAGAAGAGCCAGTGGAAGTAGATTCATCCCCACCTGACAGCCCTGCCTCTAGCCCCTGCTCCCCACCACTCAAGGAGAAG GAGGTTGCCCCAAAGCCTGTTGTGATCTCTACCCCCACGCCCACCATCGTACGCCCTGGCTCCCTGCCTCTCCACTTGGGCTATGATCCACTTCACCCAACCCTTCCCTCCCCAACCTCTGTCATCACACAGGCTCCACCATCCAACAGGCAACTGGG GTCTCCCACTGGCTCCCTCCCTCTCGTCATGCATCTTGCTAATGGACAGACTATGCCTGTGCTGCCAGGGCCTCCAGTACAGATGCCTTCTGTTATATCG CTGGCCAGACCTGTGTCCATGGTACCCAACATTCCTGGTATTCCTGGCCCACCAGTTAACAGCAGTGGTTCGATTTCTCCCTCTGGCCACCCCATGCCATCAGAAGCCAAGATG AGACTAAAAGCCACCCTAACCCATCAAGTCTCCTCTGTCAATGGTGGTTGTGGAATGGTGGTGGGTACTGCCAGTACCATGGTGACAGCTCGTCCAGAGCAGAGCCAGATCCTCATCCAGCACCCTGATGCCCCATCTCCTGCCCAGCCACAG GTTTCACCAGCCCAGCCCACCCCTAGTACTGGGGGACGAAGGCGGCGCACTGTGGATGAAGATCCAGATGAGCGGCGGCAGCGCTTTTTGGAGCGCAACCGGGCTGCAGCCTCCCGTTGCCGCCAGAAGCGGAAGCTGTGGGTATCCTCTCTagagaagaaagcagaagaaCTCACTTCCCAGAACATTCAGCTGAGT AATGAAGTCACATTACTACGCAATGAGGTGGCTCAGTTGAAGCAGCTGCTGTTAGCTCATAAAGACTGCCCAGTCACTGCACTACAGAAAAAGACCCAAGGCTATTTAG AAAGCCCCAAGGAAAGCTCAGAGCCGACGGGTTCTCCAGCCCCTGTGATTCAGCACAGCTCAGCAACAGCCCCTAGCAATGGCCTCAGTGTTCGCTCTGCAGCTGAAGCTGTGGCCACTTCGGTCCTCACTCAGATGGCCAGCCAAAGGACAGAACTGAGCATGCCAATACAGTCGCATGTGATCATGACCCCACAGTCCCAGTCTGCGGGCAGATGA
- the TARBP2 gene encoding RISC-loading complex subunit TARBP2 isoform X3, producing the protein MSEEEQGSGTTTGCGLPSIEQMLAANPGKTPISLLQEYGTRIGKTPVYDLLKAEGQAHQPNFTFRVTVGDTSCTDSSLPEDVPVLTAVVTTTPVSSAVPTRSPPMEVQPPVSPQQSECNPVGALQELVVQKGWRLPEYTVTQESGPAHRKEFTMTCRVERFIEIGSGTSKKLAKRNAAAKMLLRVHTVPLDARDGNEAEPDDDHFSIGVSSRLDGLRNRGPGCTWDSLRNSMGEKILSLRSCSLGSLGALGPACCSVLSELSEEQAFHVSYLDIEELSLSGLCQCLVELSTQPATVCHGSATTREAARGEAARRALQYLKIMAGSK; encoded by the exons TATAGAGCAAATGCTGGCCGCCAACCCGGGCAAGACCCCGATCAGCCTTCTGCAGGAGTATGGGACCAGAATAGGGAAGACGCCCGTGTACGACCTTCTCAAAGCCGAGGGCCAAGCCCACCAGCCTAATTTCACCTTCCGGGTCACCGTTGGCGACACCAGCTGCACTG ACTCTTCACTGCCTGAGGACGTTCCAGTTCTCACTGCTGTGGTTACTACTACTCCTGTTTCATCTGCTGTCCCCACAAG GAGCCCCCCCATGGAGGTGCAGCCCCCAGTCTCCCCTCAGCAGTCTGAGTGCAACCCTGTTGGCGCTCTGCAG GAGCTGGTGGTACAGAAAGGCTGGCGGTTGCCTGAGTACACGGTGACCCAAGAGTCCGGGCCAGCCCACCGCAAAGAGTTTACCATGACCTGCCGAGTGGAGCGTTTCATAGAGATTG GCAGTGGCACTTCCAAAAAGCTGGCAAAGCGTAATGCAGCGGCCAAAATGCTGCTTCGAGTGCACACAGTGCCTCTGGATGCCCGGGATGGGAACGAGGCAGAGCCTGATGATGATCACTTCTCCATT GGTGTGAGTTCTCGCCTAGATGGACTTCGGAACCGGGGCCCAGGCTGCACCTGGGATTCTCTGCGAAATTCCATGGGAGAGAAGATCCTGTCCCTTCGCAGCTGCTCCCTGGGCTCCCTAGGTGCCCTGGGTCCTGCCTGCTGCAGTGTCCTCAGTGAGCTTTCTGAGGAGCAGGCCTTCCATGTCAGCTATCTGGATATTG AGGAGTTGAGCCTGAGTGGGCTCTGCCAGTGCCTGGTGGAACTGTCCACACAGCCGGCCACCGTGTGTCACGGCTCTGCAACCACCAGGGAGGCTGCCCGTGGTGAGGCTGCTCGCCGTGCTCTGCAGTACCTCAAGATCATGGCGGGCAGCAAGTAA
- the TARBP2 gene encoding RISC-loading complex subunit TARBP2 isoform X2, translating to MLAANPGKTPISLLQEYGTRIGKTPVYDLLKAEGQAHQPNFTFRVTVGDTSCTGQGPSKKAAKHKAAEVALKHLKGGSMLEPALEDSSSFSPLDSSLPEDVPVLTAVVTTTPVSSAVPTRSPPMEVQPPVSPQQSECNPVGALQELVVQKGWRLPEYTVTQESGPAHRKEFTMTCRVERFIEIGSGTSKKLAKRNAAAKMLLRVHTVPLDARDGNEAEPDDDHFSIGVSSRLDGLRNRGPGCTWDSLRNSMGEKILSLRSCSLGSLGALGPACCSVLSELSEEQAFHVSYLDIEELSLSGLCQCLVELSTQPATVCHGSATTREAARGEAARRALQYLKIMAGSK from the exons ATGCTGGCCGCCAACCCGGGCAAGACCCCGATCAGCCTTCTGCAGGAGTATGGGACCAGAATAGGGAAGACGCCCGTGTACGACCTTCTCAAAGCCGAGGGCCAAGCCCACCAGCCTAATTTCACCTTCCGGGTCACCGTTGGCGACACCAGCTGCACTG GTCAGGGCCCCAGCAAGAAGGCAGCCAAGCACAAGGCAGCTGAGGTGGCCCTCAAACACCTCAAAGGGGGGAGCATGCTGGAGCCGGCCCTGGAAGACAGCAG TTCTTTTTCTCCCTTAGACTCTTCACTGCCTGAGGACGTTCCAGTTCTCACTGCTGTGGTTACTACTACTCCTGTTTCATCTGCTGTCCCCACAAG GAGCCCCCCCATGGAGGTGCAGCCCCCAGTCTCCCCTCAGCAGTCTGAGTGCAACCCTGTTGGCGCTCTGCAG GAGCTGGTGGTACAGAAAGGCTGGCGGTTGCCTGAGTACACGGTGACCCAAGAGTCCGGGCCAGCCCACCGCAAAGAGTTTACCATGACCTGCCGAGTGGAGCGTTTCATAGAGATTG GCAGTGGCACTTCCAAAAAGCTGGCAAAGCGTAATGCAGCGGCCAAAATGCTGCTTCGAGTGCACACAGTGCCTCTGGATGCCCGGGATGGGAACGAGGCAGAGCCTGATGATGATCACTTCTCCATT GGTGTGAGTTCTCGCCTAGATGGACTTCGGAACCGGGGCCCAGGCTGCACCTGGGATTCTCTGCGAAATTCCATGGGAGAGAAGATCCTGTCCCTTCGCAGCTGCTCCCTGGGCTCCCTAGGTGCCCTGGGTCCTGCCTGCTGCAGTGTCCTCAGTGAGCTTTCTGAGGAGCAGGCCTTCCATGTCAGCTATCTGGATATTG AGGAGTTGAGCCTGAGTGGGCTCTGCCAGTGCCTGGTGGAACTGTCCACACAGCCGGCCACCGTGTGTCACGGCTCTGCAACCACCAGGGAGGCTGCCCGTGGTGAGGCTGCTCGCCGTGCTCTGCAGTACCTCAAGATCATGGCGGGCAGCAAGTAA
- the NPFF gene encoding pro-FMRFamide-related neuropeptide FF: MASRRAAALLALLLLVTDCGHGEGPRGWGREDEILVEEDNGLHLRQDVQTLGSLWRSLLQAMQRPGRSPSFLFQPQRFGRNTPGSWSNNRLSPRAGVGLSSQFWSLAAPQRFGKK; this comes from the exons ATGGCTTCTAGGCGGGCAGCCGCACTGCTGGCGTTGCTGCTGTTAGTAACAGACTGCGGCCATGGTGAAGGACCTAGGGGCTGGGGTAGAGAAGACGAGATCCTTGTG GAGGAAGACAATGGACTCCACCTACGGCAGGACGTCCAGACCCTTGGGTCACTCTGGCGCTCCCTGCTTCAGGCCATGCAGAGACCAGGCCGGAGCCCATCCTTCCTGTTTCAGCCCCAGAG GTTTGGCAGAAATACCCCAGGGTCCTGGAGCAACAATCGGCTGAGTCCCAgagctggggtggggctgagCTCCCAGTTCTGGAGCTTGGCTGCCCCTCAACGCTTTGGGAAGAAGTGA
- the TARBP2 gene encoding RISC-loading complex subunit TARBP2 isoform X1 → MSEEEQGSGTTTGCGLPSIEQMLAANPGKTPISLLQEYGTRIGKTPVYDLLKAEGQAHQPNFTFRVTVGDTSCTGQGPSKKAAKHKAAEVALKHLKGGSMLEPALEDSSSFSPLDSSLPEDVPVLTAVVTTTPVSSAVPTRSPPMEVQPPVSPQQSECNPVGALQELVVQKGWRLPEYTVTQESGPAHRKEFTMTCRVERFIEIGSGTSKKLAKRNAAAKMLLRVHTVPLDARDGNEAEPDDDHFSIGVSSRLDGLRNRGPGCTWDSLRNSMGEKILSLRSCSLGSLGALGPACCSVLSELSEEQAFHVSYLDIEELSLSGLCQCLVELSTQPATVCHGSATTREAARGEAARRALQYLKIMAGSK, encoded by the exons TATAGAGCAAATGCTGGCCGCCAACCCGGGCAAGACCCCGATCAGCCTTCTGCAGGAGTATGGGACCAGAATAGGGAAGACGCCCGTGTACGACCTTCTCAAAGCCGAGGGCCAAGCCCACCAGCCTAATTTCACCTTCCGGGTCACCGTTGGCGACACCAGCTGCACTG GTCAGGGCCCCAGCAAGAAGGCAGCCAAGCACAAGGCAGCTGAGGTGGCCCTCAAACACCTCAAAGGGGGGAGCATGCTGGAGCCGGCCCTGGAAGACAGCAG TTCTTTTTCTCCCTTAGACTCTTCACTGCCTGAGGACGTTCCAGTTCTCACTGCTGTGGTTACTACTACTCCTGTTTCATCTGCTGTCCCCACAAG GAGCCCCCCCATGGAGGTGCAGCCCCCAGTCTCCCCTCAGCAGTCTGAGTGCAACCCTGTTGGCGCTCTGCAG GAGCTGGTGGTACAGAAAGGCTGGCGGTTGCCTGAGTACACGGTGACCCAAGAGTCCGGGCCAGCCCACCGCAAAGAGTTTACCATGACCTGCCGAGTGGAGCGTTTCATAGAGATTG GCAGTGGCACTTCCAAAAAGCTGGCAAAGCGTAATGCAGCGGCCAAAATGCTGCTTCGAGTGCACACAGTGCCTCTGGATGCCCGGGATGGGAACGAGGCAGAGCCTGATGATGATCACTTCTCCATT GGTGTGAGTTCTCGCCTAGATGGACTTCGGAACCGGGGCCCAGGCTGCACCTGGGATTCTCTGCGAAATTCCATGGGAGAGAAGATCCTGTCCCTTCGCAGCTGCTCCCTGGGCTCCCTAGGTGCCCTGGGTCCTGCCTGCTGCAGTGTCCTCAGTGAGCTTTCTGAGGAGCAGGCCTTCCATGTCAGCTATCTGGATATTG AGGAGTTGAGCCTGAGTGGGCTCTGCCAGTGCCTGGTGGAACTGTCCACACAGCCGGCCACCGTGTGTCACGGCTCTGCAACCACCAGGGAGGCTGCCCGTGGTGAGGCTGCTCGCCGTGCTCTGCAGTACCTCAAGATCATGGCGGGCAGCAAGTAA
- the LOC101410655 gene encoding cyclic AMP-dependent transcription factor ATF-7 isoform X5, producing the protein MTLKFGPARTDSVIIADQTPTPTRFLKNCEEVGLFNELASSFEHEFKKATDEEEKKAAAGPLDMSLPSTPDIKIKEEEPVEVDSSPPDSPASSPCSPPLKEKEVAPKPVVISTPTPTIVRPGSLPLHLGYDPLHPTLPSPTSVITQAPPSNRQLGSPTGSLPLVMHLANGQTMPVLPGPPVQMPSVISLARPVSMVPNIPGIPGPPVNSSGSISPSGHPMPSEAKMRLKATLTHQVSSVNGGCGMVVGTASTMVTARPEQSQILIQHPDAPSPAQPQVSPAQPTPSTGGRRRRTVDEDPDERRQRFLERNRAAASRCRQKRKLWVSSLEKKAEELTSQNIQLSNEVTLLRNEVAQLKQLLLAHKDCPVTALQKKTQGYLESPKESSEPTGSPAPVIQHSSATAPSNGLSVRSAAEAVATSVLTQMASQRTELSMPIQSHVIMTPQSQSAGR; encoded by the exons ATCAAACTCCTACTCCAACTAGATTCCTGAAGAACTGTGAGGAAGTGGGGCTCTTCAATGAACTAGCTAGCTCCTTTGAACATGAATTCAAGAAGGCTACagatgaggaagaaaaaaag GCTGCTGCTGGGCCCCTGGACATGTCTCTGCCTTCCACACCAGACATCAAAATCAAAGAAGAAGAGCCAGTGGAAGTAGATTCATCCCCACCTGACAGCCCTGCCTCTAGCCCCTGCTCCCCACCACTCAAGGAGAAG GAGGTTGCCCCAAAGCCTGTTGTGATCTCTACCCCCACGCCCACCATCGTACGCCCTGGCTCCCTGCCTCTCCACTTGGGCTATGATCCACTTCACCCAACCCTTCCCTCCCCAACCTCTGTCATCACACAGGCTCCACCATCCAACAGGCAACTGGG GTCTCCCACTGGCTCCCTCCCTCTCGTCATGCATCTTGCTAATGGACAGACTATGCCTGTGCTGCCAGGGCCTCCAGTACAGATGCCTTCTGTTATATCG CTGGCCAGACCTGTGTCCATGGTACCCAACATTCCTGGTATTCCTGGCCCACCAGTTAACAGCAGTGGTTCGATTTCTCCCTCTGGCCACCCCATGCCATCAGAAGCCAAGATG AGACTAAAAGCCACCCTAACCCATCAAGTCTCCTCTGTCAATGGTGGTTGTGGAATGGTGGTGGGTACTGCCAGTACCATGGTGACAGCTCGTCCAGAGCAGAGCCAGATCCTCATCCAGCACCCTGATGCCCCATCTCCTGCCCAGCCACAG GTTTCACCAGCCCAGCCCACCCCTAGTACTGGGGGACGAAGGCGGCGCACTGTGGATGAAGATCCAGATGAGCGGCGGCAGCGCTTTTTGGAGCGCAACCGGGCTGCAGCCTCCCGTTGCCGCCAGAAGCGGAAGCTGTGGGTATCCTCTCTagagaagaaagcagaagaaCTCACTTCCCAGAACATTCAGCTGAGT AATGAAGTCACATTACTACGCAATGAGGTGGCTCAGTTGAAGCAGCTGCTGTTAGCTCATAAAGACTGCCCAGTCACTGCACTACAGAAAAAGACCCAAGGCTATTTAG AAAGCCCCAAGGAAAGCTCAGAGCCGACGGGTTCTCCAGCCCCTGTGATTCAGCACAGCTCAGCAACAGCCCCTAGCAATGGCCTCAGTGTTCGCTCTGCAGCTGAAGCTGTGGCCACTTCGGTCCTCACTCAGATGGCCAGCCAAAGGACAGAACTGAGCATGCCAATACAGTCGCATGTGATCATGACCCCACAGTCCCAGTCTGCGGGCAGATGA